A region from the Triticum urartu cultivar G1812 chromosome 1, Tu2.1, whole genome shotgun sequence genome encodes:
- the LOC125542817 gene encoding PH, RCC1 and FYVE domains-containing protein 1-like: protein MDGTMHAPSGAEARVAAHPSVNANGAARHLHDEWLEEYEAGVFMKLKDLGDGTRELKRVRFSKRRFGEHQAENWWKENREKVYERYNIRTSQQASSAAPTHSIGLITYLPVSSRTNCKANHQRVAANRERN, encoded by the exons ATGGATGGGACAATGCATGCTCCAAGCGGTGCCGAGGCACGTGTTGCTGCCCACCCTAGCGTGAACGCCAATGGCGCTGCCAGGCACTTGCATGATGAATGGCTGGAAGAGTATGAAGCGGGTGTTTTCATGAAGCTGAAGGACCTCGGTGATGGCACCCGAGAGCTGAAGAGGGTTCGGTTCAG CAAAAGGCGCTTTGGGGAGCATCAGGCTGAGAATTGGTGGAAAGAGAACCGGGAGAAAGTTTACGAGCGATACAATATAAGGACCTCCCAACAAGCGTCGTCAGCAGCCCCAACCCACTCGATCGGCCTAATAACGTACCTTCCTGTTTCTTCACGCACAAACTGCAAGGCCAACCATCAACGAGTAGCAGCAAATCGTGAACGAAATTAA